The proteins below come from a single Zea mays cultivar B73 chromosome 8, Zm-B73-REFERENCE-NAM-5.0, whole genome shotgun sequence genomic window:
- the LOC100281534 gene encoding ABC transporter G family member 10 isoform X2, translating to MSQGGKDSGGRRRHRYRIETRALSYVLPPRARIPFPWAAARGKEERLLLRGVTCEAPPGELVAIVGPSGAGKTTLLSVLAGSADPARVAAGEVLVNGLPMDAAMFRRVSGHVPQDDALLPGLTVEESLVYSARLRLRSGGTSSGAEDRARELMAELGLGHVAASRVADVSGGERRRVSIGVELVHDPAVLLLDEPTSGLDSGSALHIVKMLRDMAAAHAKTVVLTIHQPGFRILELIDRVVLLADGAVRHHGSLDFLHSRLVATGHALPAHVNVLEYAMETIDSLKPDVAVATAVTAITAASSANRDDDVAPVLTVPSSARRAGYANSPAAEARILAGRFAKTMLRTPQLFAARMAQSVLAGAFLGSIFLGTTDLQSRLGFFAFTLTYLLSSTTEALPVFLQERRTLEREISRGAYRVSSYVASNAGVFLPFLLAAAVLYAAPVYWLVGLAREPAAFAYFVLVVWLVMLTANSFVACLGALVPNYIVGNSVVAGLIGCFFLFSGYFVAGKNIPRYWVFMHYASLFKYPFEALVVNEYGGARGARECLASAGGAGGLCVLDGAGLLRQQGMREGMRWSNLGVMLGFVVGYRVLCFVFLSFRCHRTWR from the exons ATGTCGCAGGGCGGCAAGGACAGTGGCGGCCGCCGTAGGCATCGGTACCGCATCGAGACCAGGGCGCTGTCCTACGTGCTCCCGCCGCGCGCGCGCATCCCGTTCCCGTGGGCCGCCGCCCGGGGGAAGGAGGAGAGGCTACTGCTGCGCGGCGTCACCTGCGAGGCGCCGCCGGGGGAGCTGGTGGCGATCgtggggccgagcggggcgggcAAGACCA CGCTACTGTCGGTGCTGGCCGGGTCGGCGGACCCGGCGCGGGTGGCGGCCGGCGAGGTGCTGGTCAACGGGCTGCCCATGGACGCCGCCATGTTCCGCCGCGTGTCCGGGCACGTGCCGCAGGACGACGCGTTGCTCCCGGGGCTCACCGTCGAGGAGTCGCTCGTGTACAGCGCGCGCCTGCGGCTTCGCTCCGGCGGGACGTCGTCCGGCGCCGAGGACCGGGCGCGGGAGCTCATGGCGGAGCTCGGGCTGGGCCACGTCGCGGCGTCCAGGGTCGCCGACGTGTCCGGCGGCGAGCGGAGGCGGGTCTCCATCGGGGTCGAGCTTGTGCACGACCCGGCCGTGCTGCTGCTGGACGAGCCCACGTCGGGCCTCGACTCCGGGTCCGCGCTCCACATTGTCAAGATGCTCAGGGACATGGCCGCCGCGCACGCCAAGACCGTCGTGCTCACCATCCACCAGCCGGGGTTCCGCATCCTCGAGCTCATCGACCGCGTCGTGCTCCTCGCCGACGGCGCCGTCCGCCACCACGGCTCCCTCGACTTCCTCCACTCACGCCTCGTCGCCACTGGCCACGCCCTCCCCGCGCACGTCAACGTCCTCGAGTACGCCATGGAGACCATCGACTCCCTCAAGCCCGACGTCGCCGTAGCCACTGCGGTCACCGCGATCACCGCCGCCTCCTCAGCGAACCGAGACGACGACGTCGCGCCGGTGCTAACAGTACCCTCGTCCGCGCGGCGCGCGGGGTACGCCAACTCGCCGGCGGCGGAGGCGCGCATTCTGGCGGGGCGGTTCGCCAAGACGATGCTGCGGACGCCGCAGCTGTTCGCGGCGCGGATGGCGCAGTCGGTGCTGGCCGGCGCGTTCCTGGGCAGCATCTTCCTGGGCACCACCGACCTGCAGTCCCGCCTCGGCTTCTTCGCCTTCACCCTCACCTACCTGCTCTCCTCCACCACCGAGGCCCTGCCCGTGTTCCTCCAGGAGCGCCGCACCCTGGAGCGGGAGATCTCCCGCGGCGCCTACCGCGTGTCCTCCTACGTCGCCTCCAACGCCGGCGTCTTCCTGCCATTCCTCCTCGCCGCGGCGGTGCTCTACGCGGCGCCCGTGTACTGGCTCGTGGGCCTGGCGCGCGAGCCCGCCGCCTTCGCCTACTTCGTGCTCGTCGTGTGGCTCGTCATGCTCACCGCCAACTCCTTCGTCGCCTGCCTCGGTGCGCTGGTACCGAACTACATCGTGGGGAACTCCGTCGTCGCGGGCCTCATCGGCTGCTTTTTCCTCTTCTCCGGCTACTTCGTGGCCGGCAAGAACATCCCGCGTTACTGGGTGTTCATGCACTACGCCAGCCTGTTCAAGTACCCGTTCGAGGCACTGGTGGTGAACGAATACGGCGGTGCGCGTGGCGCCAGGGAGTGCCTCGCCTCGGCCGGCGGCGCCGGGGGCCTCTGCGTGCTCGATGGCGCGGGGCTGCTGCGGCAGCAGGGGATGCGAGAGGGCATGCGGTGGAGCAACCTGGGCGTCATGCTCGGCTTCGTGGTCGGGTATAGGGTGCTCTGCTTCGTCTTCCTCTCCTTCAGGTGCCACCGCACGTGGAGGTGA
- the LOC100281534 gene encoding ABC transporter G family member 10 isoform X1, which translates to MKGQQCLLPFYIRCLSGFIGNEPNLASDARRQYQSGDDELRDTKEAKPRDEMIIITNNSLLSVLAGSADPARVAAGEVLVNGLPMDAAMFRRVSGHVPQDDALLPGLTVEESLVYSARLRLRSGGTSSGAEDRARELMAELGLGHVAASRVADVSGGERRRVSIGVELVHDPAVLLLDEPTSGLDSGSALHIVKMLRDMAAAHAKTVVLTIHQPGFRILELIDRVVLLADGAVRHHGSLDFLHSRLVATGHALPAHVNVLEYAMETIDSLKPDVAVATAVTAITAASSANRDDDVAPVLTVPSSARRAGYANSPAAEARILAGRFAKTMLRTPQLFAARMAQSVLAGAFLGSIFLGTTDLQSRLGFFAFTLTYLLSSTTEALPVFLQERRTLEREISRGAYRVSSYVASNAGVFLPFLLAAAVLYAAPVYWLVGLAREPAAFAYFVLVVWLVMLTANSFVACLGALVPNYIVGNSVVAGLIGCFFLFSGYFVAGKNIPRYWVFMHYASLFKYPFEALVVNEYGGARGARECLASAGGAGGLCVLDGAGLLRQQGMREGMRWSNLGVMLGFVVGYRVLCFVFLSFRCHRTWR; encoded by the coding sequence ATGAAAGGGCAGCAATGTCTTTTACCGTTTTACATTCGCTGTTTATCTGGCTTCATCGGTAACGAACCCAATCTGGCTAGTGATGCACGACGGCAATACCAATCTGGTGATGACGAGCTGCGGGATACCAAAGAGGCGAAGCCGCGCGACGAGATGATCATAATCACAAATAACTCGCTACTGTCGGTGCTGGCCGGGTCGGCGGACCCGGCGCGGGTGGCGGCCGGCGAGGTGCTGGTCAACGGGCTGCCCATGGACGCCGCCATGTTCCGCCGCGTGTCCGGGCACGTGCCGCAGGACGACGCGTTGCTCCCGGGGCTCACCGTCGAGGAGTCGCTCGTGTACAGCGCGCGCCTGCGGCTTCGCTCCGGCGGGACGTCGTCCGGCGCCGAGGACCGGGCGCGGGAGCTCATGGCGGAGCTCGGGCTGGGCCACGTCGCGGCGTCCAGGGTCGCCGACGTGTCCGGCGGCGAGCGGAGGCGGGTCTCCATCGGGGTCGAGCTTGTGCACGACCCGGCCGTGCTGCTGCTGGACGAGCCCACGTCGGGCCTCGACTCCGGGTCCGCGCTCCACATTGTCAAGATGCTCAGGGACATGGCCGCCGCGCACGCCAAGACCGTCGTGCTCACCATCCACCAGCCGGGGTTCCGCATCCTCGAGCTCATCGACCGCGTCGTGCTCCTCGCCGACGGCGCCGTCCGCCACCACGGCTCCCTCGACTTCCTCCACTCACGCCTCGTCGCCACTGGCCACGCCCTCCCCGCGCACGTCAACGTCCTCGAGTACGCCATGGAGACCATCGACTCCCTCAAGCCCGACGTCGCCGTAGCCACTGCGGTCACCGCGATCACCGCCGCCTCCTCAGCGAACCGAGACGACGACGTCGCGCCGGTGCTAACAGTACCCTCGTCCGCGCGGCGCGCGGGGTACGCCAACTCGCCGGCGGCGGAGGCGCGCATTCTGGCGGGGCGGTTCGCCAAGACGATGCTGCGGACGCCGCAGCTGTTCGCGGCGCGGATGGCGCAGTCGGTGCTGGCCGGCGCGTTCCTGGGCAGCATCTTCCTGGGCACCACCGACCTGCAGTCCCGCCTCGGCTTCTTCGCCTTCACCCTCACCTACCTGCTCTCCTCCACCACCGAGGCCCTGCCCGTGTTCCTCCAGGAGCGCCGCACCCTGGAGCGGGAGATCTCCCGCGGCGCCTACCGCGTGTCCTCCTACGTCGCCTCCAACGCCGGCGTCTTCCTGCCATTCCTCCTCGCCGCGGCGGTGCTCTACGCGGCGCCCGTGTACTGGCTCGTGGGCCTGGCGCGCGAGCCCGCCGCCTTCGCCTACTTCGTGCTCGTCGTGTGGCTCGTCATGCTCACCGCCAACTCCTTCGTCGCCTGCCTCGGTGCGCTGGTACCGAACTACATCGTGGGGAACTCCGTCGTCGCGGGCCTCATCGGCTGCTTTTTCCTCTTCTCCGGCTACTTCGTGGCCGGCAAGAACATCCCGCGTTACTGGGTGTTCATGCACTACGCCAGCCTGTTCAAGTACCCGTTCGAGGCACTGGTGGTGAACGAATACGGCGGTGCGCGTGGCGCCAGGGAGTGCCTCGCCTCGGCCGGCGGCGCCGGGGGCCTCTGCGTGCTCGATGGCGCGGGGCTGCTGCGGCAGCAGGGGATGCGAGAGGGCATGCGGTGGAGCAACCTGGGCGTCATGCTCGGCTTCGTGGTCGGGTATAGGGTGCTCTGCTTCGTCTTCCTCTCCTTCAGGTGCCACCGCACGTGGAGGTGA